From a single Methylacidiphilum kamchatkense Kam1 genomic region:
- the murC gene encoding UDP-N-acetylmuramate--L-alanine ligase: MSAKERELVQNILKNDRSKIHLLGVCGSGMAPLALLLLARGYKVSGSDHEPTEKAQKLIAHGLEFYPTHDQSQVLAADLVCYSSAIPLVNPELEACRKFGIPLVKRAFLLSLLAAEKKVILVSGMHGKSTTSAMIAWILQECGLNPSFYLGAETISLRESARWSPGEYMVIEGDESDGSFLYFSPHALVVLNIEEEHLNYYADIHSIVLTFREMVAKTTDTVVYNQDDPHCQLIAEWKKQGAINYSLRERAAAFWMKAATSTSGYHFYKGEEWLCELSLSIPGIQNVQNALAALSLTTTLGVSPLRAARALGNFSGIRRRFELKFKGNYFELIDDYAHHPTEIKTTLSSAKGRGRRTVALFQPHRYSRVKKMQNLFSQSFSQADVVVVTEIFSAGETSNGIDGAALAKAIKEQGHPAVFFEPDETRLIHKTISILQPGDTIVTMGAGDIYKTAEKLTEYLRMIDYLKSKLSADAKLLMNEPLSRHTTLRVGGPAEIWAEPATEADLALLLRFAKEQALPVVWIGKGTNLLVRDGGIKGLCIHLAHPNFCDIRFEGHSIFAGCGAKLRTIVYEAKKHGLGGLSFMEGIPGSLGGALRMNAGAMGGSTMDVVKRVRFMDMEGNIGEIDRQELEVFYRKVPFFENHIALSAQLMAKPMDSETIAKELKEFSMKRVESQPAGSSAGCIFKNPKSIPAGKLIDELGLKNKAVGRARVSEEHGNFIINEGGATAKDILELISLIQREAFEKRGIVLETEVVILGEEQ, from the coding sequence ATGTCTGCTAAAGAAAGAGAATTAGTTCAAAACATCCTCAAGAATGACCGCTCGAAGATTCATTTATTAGGAGTTTGTGGCAGTGGGATGGCCCCGCTGGCTCTACTGTTACTTGCAAGAGGCTACAAAGTCAGTGGTTCGGACCACGAACCGACTGAAAAAGCACAAAAACTAATAGCCCATGGATTGGAGTTTTATCCAACTCATGACCAATCTCAGGTATTAGCTGCTGATCTAGTGTGTTATTCATCGGCAATACCTTTAGTCAACCCTGAATTGGAGGCTTGCCGAAAATTTGGCATACCACTTGTCAAAAGAGCCTTTTTGCTTTCTCTTTTGGCCGCTGAAAAAAAAGTCATTCTCGTTAGTGGGATGCATGGAAAAAGTACGACCTCTGCCATGATTGCCTGGATCCTCCAGGAATGTGGGCTAAATCCTTCCTTTTATTTGGGAGCTGAAACGATTTCTCTTAGAGAGAGTGCGCGGTGGAGTCCTGGAGAATATATGGTCATTGAAGGGGATGAAAGCGATGGCAGCTTTTTGTATTTTTCTCCGCATGCTCTGGTAGTTTTAAATATCGAGGAAGAGCATCTCAATTATTATGCAGATATTCATTCTATCGTGTTGACTTTTAGAGAAATGGTTGCCAAAACCACCGATACAGTTGTCTATAATCAGGATGACCCTCATTGTCAACTCATCGCAGAGTGGAAAAAACAAGGAGCCATCAATTATAGTTTAAGAGAAAGAGCAGCGGCATTTTGGATGAAGGCTGCAACAAGTACATCAGGATATCATTTCTATAAAGGGGAGGAATGGCTCTGTGAACTTTCTTTATCGATTCCGGGTATTCAAAACGTGCAAAATGCCCTTGCTGCTTTATCGCTGACAACGACCCTTGGAGTTTCGCCTTTGAGAGCCGCTCGTGCCCTTGGGAACTTTTCAGGGATTCGAAGAAGGTTTGAATTAAAATTTAAAGGCAACTATTTTGAACTCATCGATGATTATGCCCATCATCCGACAGAGATCAAAACGACGTTGAGTTCGGCAAAAGGACGTGGCAGAAGAACGGTTGCGCTATTCCAACCTCATAGATATAGCCGAGTGAAAAAGATGCAAAATCTTTTTTCACAATCTTTTTCTCAAGCCGATGTCGTTGTGGTAACGGAGATCTTCTCAGCTGGAGAGACTTCTAATGGGATAGATGGAGCTGCGTTAGCTAAAGCCATTAAAGAACAAGGGCATCCAGCAGTTTTCTTTGAGCCTGATGAAACGAGACTGATCCATAAAACAATCTCCATCTTGCAACCTGGGGACACCATCGTAACCATGGGGGCAGGGGATATTTATAAAACAGCGGAAAAATTAACAGAGTATCTGCGTATGATTGATTACCTTAAAAGTAAATTGTCGGCTGATGCAAAGCTTTTGATGAATGAACCGTTAAGTAGGCATACGACCTTGAGGGTTGGAGGGCCTGCTGAAATTTGGGCAGAGCCAGCAACCGAGGCTGATCTTGCCTTGCTTTTGCGATTTGCCAAAGAACAGGCTTTGCCTGTGGTGTGGATCGGCAAGGGAACGAACCTTCTTGTTCGTGATGGTGGCATCAAAGGCCTCTGCATCCATTTAGCTCACCCAAATTTCTGTGATATACGTTTTGAAGGTCATTCGATATTTGCCGGATGTGGGGCCAAATTGCGGACTATAGTCTATGAAGCTAAAAAGCATGGACTTGGAGGCCTTTCCTTTATGGAAGGCATACCTGGTAGTTTGGGAGGCGCCTTAAGAATGAATGCCGGAGCTATGGGGGGATCGACTATGGATGTGGTCAAAAGAGTCCGCTTTATGGATATGGAAGGGAATATTGGAGAGATTGATCGGCAAGAACTGGAAGTTTTTTATCGAAAAGTCCCTTTTTTTGAGAATCACATTGCTCTTTCAGCTCAACTTATGGCTAAGCCAATGGATAGCGAGACTATCGCAAAGGAATTAAAAGAATTTTCAATGAAACGGGTAGAAAGCCAACCTGCGGGTTCTAGTGCAGGCTGTATTTTTAAAAATCCAAAAAGCATTCCAGCTGGAAAATTAATTGACGAACTAGGTTTAAAAAACAAGGCAGTAGGTAGAGCAAGGGTTTCGGAAGAACATGGGAATTTCATTATCAATGAGGGAGGGGCAACGGCAAAAGACATATTAGAGCTAATTAGCTTGATTCAAAGGGAGGCTTTTGAAAAAAGAGGCATCGTGCTAGAAACAGAAGTCGTCATTTTGGGAGAAGAACAATGA
- the murG gene encoding undecaprenyldiphospho-muramoylpentapeptide beta-N-acetylglucosaminyltransferase: protein MKPFHILIPCGGTGGHLFPGIAVAEKLIEKGHHPLLILSDKPVDREAIKNKKNIAWDSLPVAGWPGLFSSKIISFSIKLFDGYKKCRSIFLSFKPDLILAFGGFISALPLFMGANRKLPMLIHEANAVPGLVTRLFSNRADFLLLGMEECEVSLSPDKKIFTGIPIRKELSRLPRNEACQRTGLEPSRKTLFVFGGSQGASGINRLMLQLLPLWIEQKETIQFIHLTGPNDYEDCLKAYSSYGYRVVVEPFSHRMNLYYSLADLVISRAGAMTLTEICAFGLPSILIPYPYAAHDHQTKNARVLAKEKAAFVFEESKTTPQSLKESIDLILNNGQLAKEMGAAAHALFKADATDKIVEIIERCLLKKEN, encoded by the coding sequence ATGAAACCGTTCCATATTCTCATTCCTTGTGGAGGAACAGGAGGTCATCTATTTCCAGGCATTGCCGTTGCCGAAAAGCTAATCGAAAAGGGTCATCATCCTCTACTTATCCTCTCAGACAAACCAGTCGATAGGGAAGCGATAAAAAACAAAAAAAATATTGCTTGGGACTCACTCCCTGTGGCAGGATGGCCAGGGTTGTTTTCAAGTAAAATTATCTCTTTTTCTATAAAACTTTTTGATGGATATAAAAAGTGTCGGTCGATCTTTTTGTCTTTTAAACCTGATTTGATTTTGGCTTTTGGTGGTTTTATCAGTGCGTTGCCCCTTTTTATGGGAGCGAATCGAAAGTTGCCAATGCTTATCCATGAGGCCAATGCTGTTCCAGGCCTTGTGACGCGGCTTTTCTCAAACCGTGCGGATTTCTTGCTCTTAGGGATGGAAGAGTGCGAGGTTTCCCTGTCTCCAGATAAAAAAATATTCACAGGCATACCGATTCGCAAGGAACTCAGCCGGCTTCCCAGGAATGAAGCTTGCCAAAGAACGGGGCTTGAACCAAGCCGCAAAACCTTATTTGTTTTTGGAGGCAGTCAAGGGGCTAGTGGCATTAATCGACTGATGCTTCAATTATTACCGCTATGGATTGAGCAAAAAGAAACTATTCAATTTATACATTTGACTGGGCCAAACGACTATGAAGACTGTTTGAAAGCTTACAGCTCCTACGGGTATCGAGTTGTGGTGGAGCCCTTTTCGCATAGGATGAATCTTTATTATAGTTTAGCCGATTTGGTGATTAGTAGAGCTGGAGCAATGACTTTAACAGAGATCTGCGCCTTTGGTCTACCAAGCATCCTTATTCCTTATCCCTATGCGGCGCATGATCATCAAACCAAAAATGCGAGAGTTTTGGCAAAAGAAAAAGCGGCTTTTGTATTTGAAGAATCGAAAACGACGCCGCAGTCTTTAAAAGAGTCCATAGACTTAATCCTTAACAACGGCCAACTTGCCAAGGAGATGGGGGCAGCTGCTCATGCTCTCTTCAAGGCTGATGCAACTGATAAAATAGTGGAGATAATCGAACGATGTCTGCTAAAGAAAGAGAATTAG
- a CDS encoding muramidase family protein yields MSWNFRKYGRKKSKASKPSFGLKVIAVLILVLGIHLLVIGSVAVYYLLHSKGRVLSQHPGGSQNLNFQPPSQQKMQSENPESAPQNLQVPQQPQVRPPTREISVHIVKEGESLLSIARHYKVSVYELKKYNPSLGDTLVPGQKIRIPMAEEEMAEESMLLKEADGKRIYAVRQGDSLWKIARKFHLSVKDIVDANAIKDPTKLKIGQELVIPNPKEKEKDSSSPSSGSSSLQNAPPPPQ; encoded by the coding sequence ATGAGTTGGAATTTTAGAAAATATGGAAGAAAAAAAAGCAAAGCTTCGAAGCCTTCTTTTGGCCTAAAGGTCATTGCTGTTTTGATTTTGGTTCTGGGAATACATCTTTTAGTAATCGGTTCGGTGGCTGTCTATTATTTGCTTCATTCCAAAGGAAGAGTATTAAGTCAACATCCAGGAGGATCCCAGAATTTGAATTTTCAGCCTCCCTCCCAGCAAAAAATGCAATCGGAAAATCCGGAGTCAGCACCTCAAAATTTGCAAGTCCCACAGCAGCCACAAGTCAGGCCGCCTACAAGGGAAATATCCGTTCATATAGTCAAGGAAGGAGAGAGTCTTTTAAGTATTGCTAGGCATTATAAAGTCAGTGTATATGAACTTAAAAAGTATAATCCCTCTCTAGGCGATACCCTTGTCCCGGGTCAAAAAATAAGGATTCCCATGGCAGAAGAGGAAATGGCTGAAGAATCTATGCTTCTTAAAGAAGCTGATGGCAAAAGGATCTATGCCGTTCGACAGGGAGACAGCCTTTGGAAAATAGCGCGGAAGTTTCATCTTTCTGTAAAAGACATCGTGGATGCCAATGCGATCAAGGATCCTACGAAGTTAAAGATAGGACAGGAATTGGTCATTCCTAATCCAAAAGAAAAAGAAAAAGATAGTTCTTCCCCATCCTCTGGTTCCAGCTCTCTGCAAAACGCACCACCACCACCACAATAG
- the mraY gene encoding phospho-N-acetylmuramoyl-pentapeptide-transferase produces MLYYLHLYSAHLGILNVFKYITFRAMGAAITALVFSWLLGKPMIRLLKRLKAGQPIRGKEVVRDLAALHETKSGTPTMGGLLILFAVTFSCLLWVIPQNKFFWLTLLSMLFMGAVGFLDDFRKVVQKKHYGIPGKVKLIAQGLVGAIVGVVLFSDPETCKHAQRLTIPFLKELNAIDIGWLAIPFFILVVMGSSNAVNLTDGLDGLAAGCSIGVAFVYAVFSYVSGRADMSSYLLIPYVKGVGELTIFCSALIGACMGFLWYNCYPAAVFMGDTGSLAIGSALGVVSIIIGQELLLVIAGGIFVIEALSVILQVASYKLTGKRIFAMAPLHHHFELKGWSETAVTVRFWILSLLFGLLALSSLKIR; encoded by the coding sequence ATGCTTTATTATCTTCATCTTTATTCTGCTCATCTTGGGATATTGAACGTCTTTAAGTACATCACTTTTCGGGCTATGGGGGCGGCCATTACTGCCTTGGTTTTTTCTTGGTTATTGGGCAAGCCAATGATTCGGCTTTTAAAAAGATTGAAGGCTGGTCAGCCCATTCGAGGTAAAGAAGTGGTCCGGGATCTTGCAGCTCTTCATGAGACCAAGTCGGGCACGCCCACGATGGGAGGGCTGCTCATATTGTTTGCCGTAACCTTTAGCTGCCTGCTTTGGGTTATACCGCAAAACAAGTTTTTTTGGCTTACCCTTCTGAGTATGCTTTTTATGGGAGCAGTTGGTTTTTTGGATGATTTTAGGAAAGTGGTTCAAAAAAAACATTATGGTATTCCTGGTAAAGTCAAACTGATTGCCCAAGGGTTAGTCGGAGCGATCGTTGGAGTGGTTCTCTTTTCTGATCCGGAAACATGTAAGCATGCCCAAAGGTTGACCATTCCCTTTTTAAAGGAGTTGAACGCTATTGATATTGGATGGCTTGCCATTCCTTTTTTTATCCTGGTCGTTATGGGAAGCTCCAATGCGGTTAATCTGACAGATGGACTAGATGGACTAGCAGCGGGCTGTTCTATTGGCGTTGCGTTTGTCTACGCCGTCTTTTCTTATGTATCTGGAAGAGCGGATATGAGCAGCTATCTTCTCATTCCTTATGTCAAAGGAGTCGGAGAATTGACTATTTTTTGTTCAGCGCTCATTGGTGCTTGTATGGGTTTTCTATGGTATAATTGCTATCCGGCAGCAGTGTTTATGGGGGATACAGGCTCATTGGCTATAGGTAGTGCTCTAGGGGTAGTGTCGATCATCATCGGTCAAGAACTCCTCCTTGTCATAGCGGGGGGAATATTTGTGATCGAAGCTCTTTCTGTTATTTTACAAGTGGCTTCCTATAAACTTACGGGTAAAAGGATTTTTGCGATGGCTCCTCTCCACCATCATTTTGAACTAAAAGGATGGAGTGAAACTGCTGTGACCGTAAGGTTTTGGATCCTCAGTTTACTTTTTGGACTGCTTGCCTTATCAAGTCTAAAAATTAGATAA
- a CDS encoding UDP-N-acetylmuramoyl-tripeptide--D-alanyl-D-alanine ligase yields the protein MEQLSVEQIAEWTQGRIIGGKGSAMVGSISTDSRTVKEGDCFVALKGEKYDGLDYVASAAQKGAVAAIVDRELPLSMPLSIPVIRVNNTLEALQQLAFFYRKKLPAKIVAITGSNGKTSTKEMISSVLRVKYKTVSTSGNLNNQIGLPLSVLQMDHTTEYGVFELGTNHRGEIASLSRIVAPDIAIITNIGSAHVGNFGSVEAIGWEKTDLLTFVSPKGFSILMEDDEWSKRLSVRSAGQVIWVGNQENSLCWLDQIWLTLKGIRCGISRHGESFEVSLATVSREMAKNALFAAAVGFLVSLSSEEIAFGLEKTVFPLGRLTVHPIRMGYLIDDSYNANLQSAMSALRTLIEFPFESEKIAVLGSMGELGEHAKALHYKLGRFAGSLPLSFIIFIGPHWEDMVEGVKDVGFPLNAVLGTEDPQAAYSQLQKLLNRKLTLLIKGSRFLKLDRIVEKLLSV from the coding sequence ATGGAGCAGCTTTCAGTTGAACAAATTGCGGAATGGACTCAAGGGAGGATCATTGGGGGAAAAGGATCGGCCATGGTCGGTTCGATCAGCACTGATTCTAGGACAGTCAAAGAAGGGGACTGTTTTGTGGCTTTGAAGGGAGAAAAATATGATGGGTTGGATTACGTAGCCTCGGCGGCTCAGAAAGGGGCTGTTGCTGCTATAGTGGATCGTGAGCTTCCTTTGTCTATGCCTCTTTCGATTCCTGTTATTCGGGTAAACAATACGCTCGAGGCATTACAGCAATTGGCCTTCTTTTACAGAAAAAAACTACCAGCTAAGATCGTTGCCATTACGGGTAGTAATGGAAAGACTAGCACGAAGGAGATGATTTCGAGTGTCTTGCGCGTAAAATACAAAACTGTTTCTACTTCTGGAAATCTAAATAATCAGATAGGACTTCCTCTTTCTGTATTGCAAATGGATCATACAACTGAATATGGGGTCTTTGAACTGGGAACCAATCATCGTGGAGAAATTGCTTCCCTGAGTCGAATTGTTGCCCCTGATATAGCCATTATCACCAACATTGGCAGTGCGCATGTGGGTAATTTCGGTTCTGTGGAAGCGATTGGATGGGAAAAAACGGATCTGTTGACTTTTGTTTCTCCTAAAGGATTTTCGATTCTAATGGAGGATGATGAATGGTCCAAACGGTTGAGCGTTCGTAGTGCAGGACAAGTTATTTGGGTAGGGAACCAAGAAAATTCACTGTGTTGGTTGGATCAGATTTGGTTAACTCTAAAGGGTATTCGCTGTGGAATTTCTCGTCATGGAGAAAGCTTTGAAGTCTCTCTTGCGACCGTTTCCAGAGAGATGGCGAAAAATGCGCTCTTTGCTGCGGCTGTTGGTTTTTTGGTCTCCCTTTCCTCGGAAGAAATTGCTTTTGGGCTTGAAAAAACGGTTTTTCCTCTTGGTAGACTTACGGTGCATCCCATCAGAATGGGGTATCTCATTGATGATAGTTACAATGCTAATCTTCAGTCGGCCATGAGCGCCTTAAGGACGCTTATTGAATTTCCTTTTGAATCGGAGAAAATTGCTGTGCTAGGTTCCATGGGAGAGTTAGGAGAGCATGCTAAAGCTCTCCATTATAAACTTGGAAGGTTTGCTGGGAGCTTGCCCCTTTCTTTTATTATTTTTATTGGTCCCCATTGGGAAGATATGGTGGAAGGAGTTAAGGATGTTGGTTTTCCGCTCAATGCTGTTTTGGGAACAGAGGATCCGCAAGCAGCTTATTCTCAGTTGCAAAAGCTTTTGAACCGTAAGCTCACCCTGCTTATTAAAGGATCGAGATTTTTAAAACTTGACAGGATCGTCGAAAAACTTCTTTCTGTTTAG